In a single window of the Ignavibacteria bacterium genome:
- a CDS encoding glycosyltransferase family 2 protein, with the protein MDLSIIIVNYNVYNDVIECITSINNNVSKLSYEIIVVDNNSSNRDIENLNKIFPQVKLILNRDNKGFGYANNIGAANAAGDYIVLVNPDIFFPDNSLEKMYEFIVSDHRIGVVGPVQVKPNSGIEYYYTFFPSIYSRLMQEFRLYMTAPVMKQRFYNFLDNNIKLAKPFQVDWVMGSCMMLKRKLFDEAGRFDEAFFLYEEETELEFRIKSAGYRNYMIPEAKVLHNHHSSSGKLGVLFVNYQEFRSRIIFDCKRFKGITYLFRRISISAALITRIIYFSIKSIFNKRSKNKLLANYDLFLFSIKNKSDISNDRYNFDKKLHLFIQQ; encoded by the coding sequence ATGGATTTAAGTATAATCATAGTAAATTACAATGTTTACAATGACGTTATTGAATGCATAACCAGCATAAATAATAATGTAAGTAAGCTGAGTTATGAAATAATTGTAGTTGATAATAATTCTTCGAACAGAGATATAGAAAACCTTAATAAGATCTTTCCGCAGGTAAAATTGATATTAAACCGTGATAACAAAGGTTTTGGCTACGCAAATAATATCGGTGCTGCAAATGCAGCAGGGGATTATATAGTATTGGTAAATCCGGATATTTTTTTCCCGGATAATTCACTCGAAAAAATGTATGAATTTATAGTTTCAGATCACCGGATTGGTGTTGTTGGCCCGGTACAGGTAAAGCCAAACAGCGGAATAGAATATTATTATACTTTTTTCCCAAGCATATATTCCCGGTTAATGCAGGAGTTCAGGCTGTATATGACAGCTCCTGTTATGAAACAGAGGTTTTACAATTTCCTCGATAATAATATCAAGCTTGCTAAACCATTTCAGGTGGATTGGGTTATGGGCTCTTGTATGATGCTTAAAAGGAAATTGTTCGATGAAGCAGGCAGATTTGATGAGGCTTTTTTCCTTTATGAAGAAGAAACTGAACTTGAATTCAGAATCAAGAGTGCCGGATACCGTAACTATATGATTCCAGAAGCAAAAGTACTTCATAATCATCACAGCTCTTCGGGTAAATTAGGTGTTTTATTTGTTAACTACCAGGAATTCAGAAGCAGGATAATATTTGATTGTAAAAGATTCAAAGGAATAACATATCTATTCCGAAGAATTTCAATTTCAGCTGCATTGATAACAAGGATCATTTATTTTTCTATAAAATCCATTTTTAATAAAAGATCAAAGAATAAATTACTGGCAAATTATGATCTGTTCTTATTTTCAATAAAGAACAAAAGTGATATTTCGAATGACAGGTACAATTTTGATAAAAAATTACATCTTTTCATTCAGCAATAA
- a CDS encoding glycosyltransferase family 4 protein, with the protein MKLIYDHEIFARQRYGGVSRYFYEIISGIAEKFQPEIDLYLGYNITGYDFSKIIGNINIEKKDLSYPSKLHFIINQFNKKGFKNYSSKKKYDVFHKTYYSDVGLGLKTNIISTIHDMTHELYPVYFTKNDGTSGKKRKSVDSSKAIICVSETTKNDLVKIFNVSPEIIKVIYHGITLKNDRECKTNLKKPYLLYVGQRWGYKNFNQLLSVYAHDKALNGNYDLVCFGGGEFNYSEKLFIAKNHLENRVKQVNGNDEILKALYSHAEMFIYTSLYEGFGFPPLEAMEFGCPVLSSPGGSVSEILSDSALFYDTSSGNDLLNKIQLLLNDESIKQQYILKGKNRVKEFTWEKSIIEHYNFYNEVINS; encoded by the coding sequence ATGAAGTTAATTTATGATCATGAAATATTTGCAAGGCAGAGATACGGAGGTGTTTCAAGATATTTTTATGAAATTATCTCGGGGATCGCAGAGAAATTCCAGCCAGAAATAGACCTGTATCTTGGATATAATATCACTGGATATGATTTTTCGAAAATAATCGGCAACATAAACATTGAAAAAAAAGATTTAAGCTACCCCTCTAAGCTTCACTTCATAATTAATCAGTTTAACAAAAAGGGTTTCAAAAATTATTCTTCTAAAAAAAAATATGATGTTTTTCATAAAACTTACTACTCAGATGTTGGTCTGGGACTAAAAACAAATATAATTTCAACTATACATGATATGACACATGAATTATATCCTGTATATTTTACCAAAAATGATGGTACATCCGGAAAAAAGCGGAAAAGTGTTGATTCTTCAAAGGCTATAATTTGTGTTTCTGAAACAACAAAAAATGACCTGGTGAAAATTTTTAATGTATCACCTGAAATTATTAAAGTTATTTATCACGGCATAACATTAAAAAATGACAGGGAATGCAAAACTAATTTAAAAAAGCCTTATTTGTTATATGTTGGACAGAGATGGGGTTATAAAAATTTCAACCAGCTATTGAGTGTATATGCTCATGATAAAGCTCTGAATGGTAATTATGACCTGGTATGCTTTGGCGGGGGTGAGTTCAATTATTCTGAAAAATTATTCATTGCAAAAAATCACCTTGAAAACAGAGTAAAGCAGGTAAATGGAAATGATGAAATATTAAAAGCGCTCTACAGTCACGCAGAAATGTTTATTTATACATCGCTTTATGAAGGATTTGGATTTCCGCCACTTGAAGCAATGGAGTTCGGCTGTCCTGTGCTTAGCAGCCCTGGAGGCTCAGTTAGTGAAATTTTATCAGATTCAGCCTTGTTCTATGATACATCCAGTGGAAATGACCTTTTAAACAAAATTCAGCTGTTATTAAATGATGAAAGCATTAAACAGCAATATATATTAAAAGGTAAAAACAGGGTGAAAGAATTCACATGGGAAAAAAGCATCATTGAACATTACAATTTTTATAATGAAGTAATAAACAGCTAG
- a CDS encoding glycosyltransferase family 9 protein: protein MPDIKKNIKLLLNKATGIKFSKKKLPETNDIRKILIISLYFAGDLLFHSAVIEILKKLYSNASIDLLTRSSSAGLLKNDPRIDNFILYDNLKTTDYRDQSAPDEIGYKNLINDLKIKNYSLIIDLTGKRATALAVKQIDAGYSIGLNYDYNGRSYDKFVYSNTASEKGHLIDKYLNVIKSGLNIDNLKWQELRKSVLTKPYIYSDPDSVLKAEKILEKMGLRSKSFAAIHLTSGWPAKELPLKTFSDLIVYLESEGINYVLVGDSNDKKRAAEIDEMLSNKFDLKNKFAEADFKCSSELIKLSRLFIGSDSAPLHIASAYDIPAVALFGPTNPGFSAPTGKNVKMIYHKLHCSASDDKQYCTRNGGFTCPYYECMASISSSEIINAVKELWGSGKVNN from the coding sequence TTGCCTGATATTAAAAAAAATATTAAGCTGCTTTTGAATAAAGCAACGGGAATAAAGTTTTCTAAAAAAAAGCTGCCCGAAACAAATGATATTCGAAAAATTCTGATAATTTCCCTGTATTTTGCAGGTGATCTTCTTTTCCATTCCGCAGTAATTGAAATTCTAAAAAAACTTTATTCTAATGCCTCTATAGACCTTCTGACAAGGTCTTCATCTGCAGGTTTGCTTAAGAATGATCCAAGAATTGATAATTTTATCCTTTATGATAATTTAAAAACCACCGATTACAGAGATCAGTCTGCTCCGGATGAAATAGGATACAAAAATCTAATTAATGATCTAAAAATCAAAAATTACAGTTTAATAATTGATCTTACCGGTAAAAGAGCTACAGCTTTAGCTGTTAAACAAATTGATGCGGGTTATTCAATTGGTTTGAATTACGACTATAACGGCAGGTCATATGATAAATTTGTATATTCCAACACTGCATCAGAAAAAGGACATTTGATAGATAAGTATTTGAATGTTATTAAATCTGGACTCAATATCGATAATTTGAAATGGCAGGAATTAAGAAAAAGCGTTCTAACAAAACCTTATATTTATTCAGACCCGGATTCTGTACTTAAAGCGGAAAAAATACTGGAGAAAATGGGACTCCGATCGAAAAGTTTTGCAGCTATTCACTTAACATCTGGTTGGCCAGCTAAAGAGCTTCCTTTAAAAACTTTTTCTGATTTAATTGTATATCTGGAATCAGAAGGCATAAATTATGTTTTAGTTGGTGATTCTAATGATAAAAAAAGAGCTGCTGAAATTGATGAAATGCTCAGTAATAAATTTGATTTGAAGAATAAGTTTGCTGAGGCTGATTTTAAATGCTCTTCTGAATTGATAAAATTATCAAGATTATTTATCGGAAGTGATTCAGCCCCGTTACATATCGCTTCTGCTTATGATATACCTGCAGTAGCTTTATTTGGCCCCACAAATCCCGGATTTTCAGCTCCAACCGGTAAAAATGTAAAAATGATTTACCATAAACTGCATTGTTCAGCTTCAGATGATAAGCAATACTGCACTCGAAACGGAGGATTTACCTGTCCCTATTATGAATGTATGGCCAGCATCTCTTCATCTGAAATAATAAATGCGGTTAAAGAGCTTTGGGGCAGCGGAAAGGTGAATAATTAG
- a CDS encoding glycosyltransferase family 4 protein, with translation MKKINLLHVVCNNEFNGTERYVVDLAKNLNKDEFNVIVATPMKGPLSDILKENNIREEVYDNGKKFYYSYKGLRNLYRIMKRNRIDIVHANAKFQPCIPAMFAGVKLKVETRHGIFYSLKQLESLSIPRKIYEYSKQFFVDDFIATSENDKDTLIKYFNIKPGKVSILYLGIDFDDMQKRSSGLFRLKPRSNSGEFIIGHIGRLTFQKAQEYLLEAFKIINDKYPFTRLVIVGSGENEEMLKQYIAKNDLTEKVVFKGYIKDIYREMQTYHVHVLTSRFEGTGYVNLEAMALGVPFITSNVGGATNFFTSGHDSIITNVEDPVSTADAIELLLIDEDYRQKLINNAFDTVKKYSVQSMAVSTARYYKNKLNSA, from the coding sequence ATGAAAAAAATAAACCTGCTGCATGTGGTTTGTAATAATGAATTCAACGGAACCGAGCGTTACGTAGTTGACCTGGCTAAAAATCTGAATAAAGATGAGTTTAATGTAATTGTAGCTACACCTATGAAGGGTCCGCTTTCAGATATTTTAAAAGAAAATAATATCCGTGAAGAAGTTTATGATAACGGTAAAAAATTCTACTACTCTTACAAAGGTTTAAGGAACCTTTACCGTATTATGAAAAGGAACAGGATTGATATCGTTCACGCAAACGCGAAATTTCAGCCGTGTATACCTGCAATGTTTGCCGGGGTTAAGTTAAAGGTAGAGACCAGGCACGGTATCTTTTATTCTCTTAAACAACTTGAATCACTTTCTATTCCAAGGAAAATTTATGAGTATTCAAAACAGTTCTTTGTGGATGATTTTATTGCAACATCAGAAAATGATAAGGATACATTGATCAAATATTTCAATATTAAGCCCGGGAAAGTATCAATATTGTATCTTGGTATTGATTTTGATGATATGCAAAAAAGGAGCAGCGGACTTTTCAGGCTCAAACCGCGCTCTAACAGCGGTGAATTTATAATAGGCCATATTGGCCGGCTTACCTTTCAAAAAGCTCAGGAATATTTACTTGAAGCTTTCAAAATTATAAATGATAAGTATCCATTCACCAGGCTTGTTATTGTAGGCAGCGGTGAAAATGAGGAAATGCTCAAACAATATATTGCTAAAAATGATTTAACTGAAAAAGTTGTTTTTAAAGGGTACATTAAAGATATTTACAGAGAAATGCAGACATATCATGTACATGTACTCACTTCCAGGTTCGAAGGAACAGGTTATGTTAACCTTGAAGCCATGGCTTTGGGGGTGCCATTTATTACATCAAATGTAGGCGGTGCTACAAATTTTTTTACCTCAGGTCATGATTCAATTATTACAAATGTTGAAGATCCGGTATCTACTGCTGATGCGATTGAATTGCTGTTGATTGATGAGGATTACAGACAAAAATTGATAAATAATGCTTTTGATACAGTTAAAAAGTATTCAGTTCAATCAATGGCTGTAAGTACTGCCCGTTATTACAAAAACAAATTAAATTCAGCATAA
- a CDS encoding glycosyltransferase family 4 protein gives MSNKKRFDLRIVSQPFYPEMVSSGQALTELAEELTSYGLKIKVIASQPTILENSKTVPKVIDYKGIHILRTWSTRFPKLSFIGKFINLITFFITASFDILFNDRKVPLLLVTNPPYMALIGWFNNLLNGTKYGVLLFDIMPEQAELLNMVKPGGLLSRLWRKINKLWYIRSSYAVVLSKDMLQGAIENANLNGTKYEEECRNKTHIIHVWSDDRVIKPKAKSESAAAKELSMNDKLVVQYSGNHGRFHDIESILNITEHFANDNRIIFQFIGEGFKKKNVVSFKNEKKLENIYINTYVPKEKLQDSLAMADLGVIAQLPAQERVCYPSKLLGIMSAGRAVLAICSPESDMAKMIRDHDMGFVIRNGDTASAVDVLNMCLNNPGILNEKGRNAFNYLNRNLTLGSAAKSYYKLIKDFS, from the coding sequence ATGTCTAATAAAAAGCGGTTTGATCTAAGAATAGTAAGCCAGCCTTTTTACCCTGAAATGGTAAGCTCAGGGCAGGCTTTAACGGAATTAGCGGAAGAATTAACATCTTATGGACTAAAAATTAAGGTTATTGCCTCACAGCCAACAATTTTAGAAAACAGTAAAACTGTTCCAAAAGTTATTGATTATAAAGGAATTCATATTTTAAGGACATGGTCCACCAGGTTCCCCAAGTTATCATTTATCGGTAAATTTATAAACCTGATAACTTTTTTTATTACTGCTTCATTCGATATCCTTTTCAACGATAGAAAAGTACCGCTGCTTCTGGTAACTAACCCGCCATATATGGCTTTAATTGGCTGGTTTAATAACCTACTGAACGGTACAAAATACGGTGTTCTTTTATTCGATATTATGCCTGAACAGGCAGAGCTGCTTAACATGGTTAAGCCCGGGGGATTGCTTTCCAGGTTATGGAGGAAGATCAATAAACTTTGGTATATACGTTCTTCTTATGCAGTTGTATTAAGCAAAGATATGCTGCAGGGAGCAATAGAAAATGCGAACCTGAACGGTACTAAATATGAAGAGGAATGCAGAAACAAAACTCATATAATTCACGTTTGGTCTGATGACAGGGTCATTAAGCCAAAGGCAAAATCTGAATCAGCTGCAGCTAAGGAATTGAGCATGAACGATAAGCTTGTTGTGCAGTATTCCGGCAACCATGGCAGGTTTCATGATATCGAGTCAATTCTGAATATCACAGAACATTTTGCAAATGATAACAGGATAATATTTCAATTCATTGGTGAGGGATTTAAAAAGAAAAATGTTGTAAGCTTTAAAAATGAAAAAAAGCTGGAAAATATATACATCAATACATACGTTCCGAAAGAAAAGCTGCAGGATTCACTTGCGATGGCAGATCTTGGTGTAATTGCTCAGCTGCCGGCGCAGGAAAGAGTGTGTTATCCTTCCAAGCTTTTGGGAATTATGTCAGCGGGTAGAGCGGTGCTTGCAATATGCTCACCTGAAAGTGATATGGCAAAAATGATAAGGGATCATGATATGGGTTTTGTAATAAGAAACGGAGATACAGCTTCAGCTGTTGATGTATTAAATATGTGTCTTAATAACCCGGGTATATTGAATGAAAAAGGCAGAAATGCATTCAACTATCTTAACCGGAATTTGACACTTGGCTCTGCGGCAAAAAGCTATTATAAGCTGATCAAAGATTTCAGCTGA